The Macaca thibetana thibetana isolate TM-01 chromosome 19, ASM2454274v1, whole genome shotgun sequence genome has a segment encoding these proteins:
- the LOC126943374 gene encoding uncharacterized protein LOC126943374, which yields MRRSSFTSPNVIPVKLRHSASQCSCLSPLTWLLRSHRELLISNCRSIMKLAAHLSSGVPCAVLRTSHPLDLMEVHSHVKRGSCLHLHLAEHNKQSPSMNQKTDSPDTESASTLVLDFPASRNRKGSNTSEETHAFPDWPDAVSQELHSGRWTIRWKKYSSESCLPKGMVTACACRGVLLPSEV from the exons ATGAGGCGTTCTTCCTTTACCAGTCCAAATgttataccagttaaactccgcCATTCTGCCTCTCAGTGTTCATGCTTGAGCCCGCTTACCTGGCTCCTGAGATCTCATCGGGAACTGCTGATCAGCAATTGCAG GTCGATAATGAAACTCGCAGCCCATCTGTCTTCTGGTGTGCCCTGTGCTGTGCTGAGAACTTCTCATCCACTGGATCTCATGGAGGTTCACAGTCATGTGAAGAGGGGGTCTTGTCTTCACCTGCATCTTGCAG aacacaacaAGCAgtcaccatctatgaaccagaaaactGATtcgccagacactgaatctgccagcaccttggtcttggacttcccagcctccagaaat AGGAAAGGTTCCAACACATCCGAGGAAACACATGCCTTCCCAGACTGGCCTGATGCTGTTTCCCAGGAGCTGCATTCTGGAAGGTGGACCATCAGGTGGAAGAAGTATTCTTCAGAGAGCTGCCTTCCCAAGGGAATGGTGACAGCTTGCGCTTGCCGGGGAGTCCTGCTGCCTTCCGAGGTGTGA